Genomic window (Oryzias latipes chromosome 17, ASM223467v1):
actatatattttttagtagttagggattagggcgggaatttggacatagccatagtttaaagaccccctccaataaaaatgatgtttttagggTTTTTAATATATTATTGTGGCATTATTCTGATAATTGAGGACATAAGGTGTAATGAAAATTGCATTCatgagcatttttttaattcaaattgttgtgaatcaggagcagatgaaaactaTTTTGTTAGAAAAAGATTCGAATTCATCACGCAGAAAATACACGGGGCAGGCGTCAAGCTCCccactccgctccattctgatgcattcacttgtagacgactagatccatgtacgtctttgttttcctcgtctgagctgacatctggctcaatcctgtaaggctggatagctccgatattgctcatcatttttgttgcaccgctaatattggtcggaggtgtgaggggctgaaagctagTGAGAAAGTTTAAATTtagaaggatgatgggaaatgagggaagaCTTACTCTGTGTCAAGAGTCCCGTCCACTACTCTGTTGTAAATTTCTAATGGAcaactgccgctctgtagaaactatgtcctagacagcaacacaggtgttttgatttaggctaaaaatgacaatcagtaaaataaagaccactgggagcgtgtttacaatagatcaagGAGATAataggagtgggactttaaggagtGTAAACATCAAAGCAAACACTTGAAGCAACATGCCGCACGTGGGTTTGAACGCTGCTGCAGAAACCAGTCCGATGAAGACTTCTCTCAACGACCCACTGAAGCTCGTTTCATCTAACCGGTTTACTCGGAGCCACAGATGAGAGTCTCACACAAATGTCCGCATCCTTTTGCTTTCATCTTAACCTGTTAACGATCTGGACTCACAGACGGATAATCTTGATCATCTCAATCTCGGAACCTCtcacttttctgtttaaaaacaacatacGATGGCCTAACTGTTCAGATTATAAAAATAATCTGGTAATATTTTGACTCTTGCAATCTCACTCCTTCATCTCCATCATCCATCACAGACCTTCTTCCTTCAAAGTCCCACTACCTCCTTAGTCAGGTTTCCGGTTTAGTTATTTCCTCAGTTCTCCCTCTTGTATCCTGGTGGCGCCGGCCTCCTCCACTGGCCCCTCCCTCTTGGTTTCTAGGGCAACCTCTGTGTATGGTACCCCACCTGTGGCCTCCTCTTCGTTGGCCTTGACGTCACCCTCAGCCTCTGCACCCTCTTGCCCCTCAGCGACGGCTCGTTCCTTCTTCAACTTGATGCGAAAAGTCTCTTTCGTCGGAGCCTTCTTGGCGATGTTCTCTTTGAGCCGCTCGCCAGACTGCTTGAGCCGCTCGCCGGCCTGGTGCATCCTCTCCCGGCGCTCCGGCGGCATGACCTTCTCGCCCAGGTTGTGGAACCTGGTTCCCAGGTTGTCTTTCCTTTTGGTCATATTCTCCTTGGAGAAAGCGGCCTTTAGGGTCTCCGTGCTCTTCACCATTGATTTCTTGATGCGAGCCGCTCGTGAGGGGTCGGCCTCCTCCACGCTCAGGTACTCCTCATCCGAGGAGAGGTCGGCGGGGAGGTCATATGCGTCCGGCTCAATGTCCAGACTCTCCAGGGTGGGGCCTTTAGGAGTTTTGGTAACGGCCACTGATGGGATCTCCGTCTCTCCCTGAAATGACACAAGGAGCAAAATCTGTCAACGTCAAAACACCTGAACACTCTTGACGACCATCAGGGGTTTAAAAAATAGcatgaagaaaagaagaacaacACAACATCTCCTTTATGTTCCAATAATTCTTGaaataatgtaaataaagagaaactatGACAGAATGCAGAGAGAAATACAGAAACTGTTTAAGAACATTTTGTACGTATGCTTTATTCGTGTATTTTCCCTTATTCTGGGGTTGAAAGAGCTGCTTTTATccctattctattctattctattctattcaatacaaaataaactaCTTCAAAATTTGATTTACAACATgctttaaaaatcagtttttgtgttgaaacTCGTTATTAGGttcaaaatgtcaacattttagCGAGTTTTGTTTATATTCTGTTGATCTAAAACTTAAACATTGTGACACTTGTCCAGAGTTAAATCTAAATCACTATTGGCACAAAttacttttaagaaaacaaaacaacaaacaaaagaataggcaaggcaaggcaagtttatttgtatagcacaattcctacacaaagtaattcaaggtgcttcacaaaacagaaaatgcattaaaatcacaatacatcatagaaataatcaacaaatttactttaaaacaaaagaaaataaataaataaataaataattaaatttgaaaattgatttaaaaataaaggaaggaaaggaaagaaaagtgcagataagacctttcagtcatatacacggctaaacagaaatgttttatgtctagatttgaacatgagcacagaagaggcctgtcttacgacttcagggaggctgttccagattttagctgcagaatattgaaacgctgattccccttgtttagttctgactctgggaatcaacaggaggccggcccctgaggtcctcagagtacgagatggttcatatggcactaacatgtcagagatgtactttggtgcgcggccatggagagacttgtacacaagcagagctgctttgaagtctattctttcaggtacagggagccagtgcagagacctgagcacaggactaatgtgatcatacttcctggttctggtcaagactcgagcagcagcattctggatgtactgaagctgttttacagctcgttttgagaggccggtgagcaggccgttacagtagtctaacctactggagacaaatgcatgaataagtatctccaggtctggctttgacactatgtttttgattttggcaatgtttttcaggtggtaaaatgccgctgatgttactgacttgatatggctgttaaagtttaggtcagagtccatgattacccctaaatttctgacttgatttgagggtttcagagacagagaatgaaggtagctgctgacactttctctttgtttctgtgggccaaaaataataacttcggtctggtttgagtttagctggagaaagttgttctgcatccacgcacagatctgttggaggcagtggttgagagaatccaccggcccatattcacctgttgtcagtgacacatatatctgagtatcatctgcatagttgtgataagttatgttattactgcgtattaactgccctagtggcagcatgtagaggttgaacagaaggggtcccaggatcgatccctggggcacaccacaattcaagcccatgtagtctgagacacaactcccaatttcaacaaaatatttcatgtcttctagataagacttgagccaacttagggcagatccagagatgccaacccagtcttggagtctgtgcaaaaggatcccatgatcaacagtatcaaaggcagcgctcaggtctagcagcattaagacagtgactttgccatcatcagtgttcaggcggatgtcattggttaccttgataagagcagtttctgtgctatgatggggtctaaaacctgactggaaaacatcaaaagaaTACTTTGGACTGGCAACATATTCAGATTGTTTTTCCTGcaagataaaaataaactaattaacAACTAATTAAAAGGGTTGGTTATTAATTTAAGATTATTTAAGTCATAGTTGACTCATTTTCATGTCATATGTGTATCctgcatgtttttaaaacattgatttaaaaaaaacaaacattgttatttttataattattatttttattattgaagCTCGGAAACTTCCAGACAATTTAAGGACAGTCTTTAGAGTTTATAAGTCCTGGTTGTGACACTTAACAATTCTAAAATCAGCGCCGTGGTGAATACTGGTGTGATCAGTGACTTTAGCAGGACACTGATGCACTTGTACCCTCTTTTATTATAACCTCTAACTTTGAAAGTCCCTCTCAATCAAACACCAGTTAGAAACCTTAAACTCACATCTGCTCTCTCGTGCAATCATTCAGATAAATCCCTGTGCTGCAAATCCAACTCATAGAAACATGATGCTCCTCTGAGACAAGTCTGACTTGCAGTCCCACCCCCCTTTCCCATCGTCATCAGATCCAGTTCTTCTATTTTTATCAATGAGGAGTAACCGAAGCTGAATCGGAGAGGAAACTGCTGGCAGGAACTGCACCTGCAACTCAAGACCTGCAGTAATAATAACCTGGCCATATGGTGAGGGGTGAGGGGGGCGCGGGGGGAAGCTGGTCCCGGTTGGATCGGTGGCTCTGGTGTTTCTAACAGCAGCTAAAATAATCCCACAAAAGTGTATGCAGGTACAGTCTCGACATGTGTAATCCTTTAATCCTtccctttcttccttttttcccctctaaacTCAGTGTTCATCAGCAGAACATCCATGTTTGTCATGGATGACAACAACTTGACGTCCTCCCGTCTGCTCCACCTGCTGTCCCCCACAGGTGACTTTGGATGTGAGAGGAATTTAATATTGTTAAGCTGCAGCCACCTGCAGTCATCACACTCATTAATCAGTGAAAAGTCGTCAGATCGAGTCCGAGCGCGCAGGAAGAAACAATAATTACACAAAATGTGGGTCAAAGCAAGTATTAATAACCTGAGTGGTGCTGAAAGTGGGTGGGGGGCTGCCAGGACGGTTagaagatggggggggggggggtgaaagcgCTGAAGTGTGCAGAGAAACAATGTAAggcataaagaaaacaaaaattaagtcTGCAAAAACCTTATCTTGAAGAACTTTTCTCCAGCTTTTAGTCAAATCAGCATATTGTATTTGTTGAAACACTTCCTTATTGGCTAACATTTAAatgagaaacttttttttaacatttagaaaTGAGGTAAATCCAGCGATTTTCCGAGCCTGTTGAATACTTTcaggggtcacagggttgctggagccaaccagctactgttggatgaGGGAGgaatacaccctgaacaggccgccagtctgtcccagggccacacacacttagagacaccaattaacctatgtgAAGCTtgcttttggactgtaggagaaaaccggagtgcctggagaaaaaacCCATGAATGCATAAGAAGAACATGTAAAGTCCACGCAACCTCccagttgggatttgaaccagatgGAAagcaagagcgccaaccacaGATCCACCTCCAGCCATTTAGTAAGCAAAATAATGTcaccatttaacccttgtgctatcgtaggcactttaccattgggagttgcgtcatctagacccactagacagtagtctgaaccttttttcttcagtgatttgtgatcttcactggtgtccatggattacatgaaatctttccacctttatccacctttgtcatggtaggaataacatgcatatttaagggtggggtaataggatagcacaagggttaattcatTTCAAAGACACAAAAGATTACTGAGAGACAGAGTTGGcactgttttgtttgtgtgaatAGACAACTCTGGGACAGCtcacttcagtgtgaatgcagatgGACTGTCCATGGACCAAAGGGTGGAACTAAAGTGAGCTTTTAAttattatgaggaaaaaaacaaacaggtcaCAGAAAGAATCCGAATATACAATTTTGTTGCACTTTTACTTGTgtgacaataaaagcaaatcaaTTCAACAATACTATGAACGATGAACACAACGAACACAACATATCTTCGAAAAATAACAAATGGgataaagaagacaaaaaaggaaCTCTCTTTTAAGTCTATCatttaatcatcattaaaacatCTTAGATTAAAATTGTCTAAAGatgaaaatcaaaaaatgtaaatctctGCACTGCAAAACTTACCTTAAAAATCTGAAATAGTATAAAGAAcaaccataaaaacaaaagactaaTACATTTCCTCAGCTGTCTCATGTGCTCACTGAGTTATTGCAGTCTTGAAATTAAACATTCATGTTTATGGCTGATTTACTGGATGACAAATAGGGGAAACCGTCAGCTTTGAATTTGTGTTGGGTGTACTACTGCATAAATTCTGCAATCACTCAAAGATGCGCTGTTAATGCGAGCTCAGCCTTCTGAACATGCTGTTACCATGCTGCTGTCATTGGCTGGGTGAcctttttaattgcattttccTGCAGGCGCTTCATTTCATGAGCTGTCACTGCTCATCTCCTCTGTGACACACAGCAGAAACATCACAAACTCACACTCATTAGCTTCCCTAAAATTAAACCTCGTCCTCTAATGTCCGGCGTCCTGAACAACAGCCGAGGCGGAACGGCCCTGGGCGCCGGCCGGCAGCCATTTATCTTTGTCTTATTACTGCCGGCCACCATCATTCAGCCGGCAGCTCCGCCTTTTCCCCCAACAAAGACTTGCTTAAACGTCTGAAGCTGAAGCTCTATATTAGGAGACGAACGGAGGCCTTAGAATAACTGACAGCGCATCCGTCACCAAGAAACCGGACACTGCGAGGGTCTGTCCTGCAGGCGGCACCGACCTGAGCCGGGCGCAGCATGATCTCCTGCACTGCTGAGGTTCACAGACGGGAAACCTTCATCCAGagcatttattcatgttttaacCCTGTGAAGCACAAAGACAGCCTCCACAGCTGATCTGATGGATCTGCTCTGATCCAACTGAAGGTTCGGCATCTTCAAAAGCCTGGAGCGTGGAGGTGAAAGATGGGAAAGATTGACAATGTATGAGGCTAAAGAAAGGAACAATGATACCTGGACATCGCCGTCAGCAGATGACTGCATAATTAAAGTACGGTATTTGACAGTCAATGAACGCATCTGTCCAGCATTTCAAGATCTaggaaatacataaaaaacctGCTTTTTGTAAAGCAACACTGATGCTTCAGGGATATTTATCTATCTACCAATTCAATATTGACCCTAAATACGGGAGACTTGTTTCATTTACACCAgagaaagacacatttttaacatagcTCGAGCTATAACAGTGGCATGTGAGACAAAGGAGATGACTGCACTGAAGgcatacaaaaaaaactctaaGAAAATTCACCTTAACTGCAGCAATATGGcaaaatatattaatatatatataagtctGTCTTATTCtgatcacattttaatgagttgctgtgtctcatcgttgtggtgttatggtGTTGTTTAAGAGAATTCCAGTAGGGAAACTACAGGGTTGTTTTTAATATGACCTAGAAAAGCATGTATGAAGCGTTTTCAgcagtgttaaaataaatgttctaacaaataaacaaactcttcttctgtttgataaaacgacaatcgttgctttacatttgtccacgGCTCATTGGTTCCTTCAtttctactctgtttacatcacgTGACGAACCAGCTACGATGGCCtctttggtccagttgttccactcagaggacggattgtattcagactgggaaatcTCAGTGAAAACcaaagctcagtccaattggaaacaaaCTGAGACCACCTTGAAAGATGTGTCAGATCTGTCTGACTGTCTGTTTCAGAcagaaaatttgttctggattatcgtGGGAAagaaactctggttcacttaaacTGTCCAGTCAGAATACACCCTAAAACTGGTAACTCTAAAGCAGTGGGGAGACCAGGAGATGGGGACCTGGACTTNNNNNNNNNNNNNNNNNNNNNNNNNNNNNNNNNNNNNNNNNNNNNNNNNNNNNNNNNNNNNNNNNNNNNNNNNNNNNNNNNNNNNNNNNNNNNNNNNNNNNNNNNNNNNNNNNNNNNNNNNNNNNNNNNNNNNNNNNNNNNNNNNNNNNNNNNNNNNNNNNNNNNNNNNNNNNNNNNNNNNNNNNNNNNNNNNNNNNNNNNNNNNNNNNNNNNNNNNNNNNNNNNNNNNNNNNNNNNNNNNNNNNNNNNNNNNNNNNNNNNNNNNNNNNNNNNNNNNNNNNNNNNNNNNNNNNNNNNNNNNNNNNNNNNNNNNNNNNNNNNNNNNNNNNNNNNNNNNNNNNNNNNNNNNNNNNNNNNNNNNNNNNNNNNNNNNNNNNNNNNNNNNNNNNNNNNNNNNNNNNNNNNNNNNNNNNNNNNNNNNNNNNNNNNNNNNNNNNNNNNNNNNNNNNNNNNNNNNNNNNNNNNNNNNNNNNNNNNNNNNNNNNNNNNNNNNNNNNNNNNNNNNNNNNNNNNNNNNNNNNNNNNNNNNNNNNNNNNNNNNNNNNNNNNNNNNNNNNNNNNNNNNNNNNNNNNNNNNNNNNNNNNNNNNNNNNNNNNNNNNNNNNNNNNNNNNNNNNNNNNNNNNNNNNNNNNNNNNNNNNNNNNNNNNNNNNNNNNNNNNNNNNNNNNNNNNNNNNNNNNNNNNNNNNNNNNNNNNNNNNNNNNNNNNNNNNNNNNNNNNNNNNNNNNNNNNNNNNNNNNNNNNNNNNNNNNNNNNNNNNNNNNNNNNNNNNNNNNNNNNNNNNNNNNNNNNNNNNNNNNNNNNNNNNNNNNNNNNNNNNNNNNNNNNNNNNNNNNNNNNNNNNNNNNNNNNNNNNNNNNNNNNNNNNNNNNNNNNNNNNNNNNNNNNNNNNNNNNNNNNNNNNNNNNNNNNNNNNNNNNNNNNNNNNNNNNNNNNNNNNNNNNNNNNNNNNNNNNNNNNNNNNNNNNNNNNNNNNNNNNNNNNNNNNNNNNNNNNNNNattcttatcaaaatgtctttaatagaatcaaataaacacaaagaaaaaagtattttatgatcttttatattcctaactactcagtgttttatcaggacctgtttggatgaacaaagagctgatttcctggagatggtaattgttttgagatcagtgaatgagggcaattttccacggcacacttgaccatacactggttgaaaaacactggtctagacccactagacagtgttctgaaccttttttcttcaatgatttgtgatcttcactggtgtccatggattacatgaaatcctcttcacctttatctacctttgtcatgttagggataacacgtcaaatgtaaggatcgggtcctctggaccccataggacagCAGAAGGGTTAAGTGATGCTTACGTCCACCTGGTGGAGAAGCCCATACTGTACACTGCCGTTTGCAGCTGCTGAACAAAGAGATAAGAACACAGATTAACTTGTGTTGGACAAATTTGAGGTTGGATGATCTTAGGTCTtaagaatatttgtttttataaacctCTTCTGTATTTGAgacataattttgtttttattaatgcaTCATTTTGGACACTCTTCTTAAGATGAGAAGGAGCCCATGCAATACTCCATGCAGGCTCTAGCTGCTGGTGAGTCCAGTTCATGTCAGAGGCAAGGCCAACTGATGAGgggtacaccccccccccccccctaaaa
Coding sequences:
- the LOC101164252 gene encoding caveolae-associated protein 4a codes for the protein MDQHKHRTAGVQEKLEIVGVEDEAGNPISALTILSLLERVAGIIDNVQSCQQRMEERQLELENNIKAIQGDVLKLAKDHSDTNGTVEKLLQKTRKVSANVKEVRTRVEKQNVRVKKVESTQDELLTRNKFRVVIYQGETEIPSVAVTKTPKGPTLESLDIEPDAYDLPADLSSDEEYLSVEEADPSRAARIKKSMVKSTETLKAAFSKENMTKRKDNLGTRFHNLGEKVMPPERRERMHQAGERLKQSGERLKENIAKKAPTKETFRIKLKKERAVAEGQEGAEAEGDVKANEEEATGGVPYTEVALETKREGPVEEAGATRIQEGELRK